From a region of the Pan paniscus chromosome 19, NHGRI_mPanPan1-v2.0_pri, whole genome shotgun sequence genome:
- the ARRB2 gene encoding beta-arrestin-2 isoform X5, producing the protein MGEKPGTRVFKKSSPNCKLTVYLGKRDFVDHLDKVDPVVFVTLTCAFRYGREDLDVLGLSFRKDLFIATYQAFPPVPNPPRPPTRLQDRLLRKLGQHAHPFFFTIPQNLPCSVTLQPGPEDTGKACGVDFEIRAFCAKSLEEKSHKRNSVRLVIRKVQFAPEKPGPQPSAETTRHFLMSDRSLHLEASLDKELYYHGEPLSVNVHVTNNSTKTVKKIKVSVRQYADICLFSTAQYKCPVAQLEQDDQVSPSSTFCKVYTITPLLSDNREKRGLALDGKLKHEDTNLASSTIVKEGANKEVLGILVSYRVKVKLVVSRGGDVSVELPFVLMHPKPHDHIPLPRPQSAAPETDVPVDTNLIEFDTNYATDDDIVFEDFARLRLKGMKDDDYDDQLC; encoded by the exons ATGGGGGAGAAACCCGGGACCAG GGTCTTCAAGAAGTCGAGCCCTAACTGCAAG CTCACCGTGTACTTGGGCAAGCGGGACTTCGTAGATCACCTGGACAAAGTGGACCCTGTAG TGTTTGTGACCCTCACCTGCGCCTTCCGCTATGGCCGTGAAGACCTGGATGTGCTGGGCTTGTCCTTCCGCAAAGACCTGTTCATCGCCACCTACCAGGCCTTCCCCCCGGTGCCCAACCCGCCCCGGCCCCCCACCCGCCTGCAGGACCGGCTGCTGAGGAAGCTGGGCCAGCATGCCCACCCCTTCTTCTTCACC ATACCCCAGAATCTTCCATGCTCCGTCACACTGCAGCCAGGCCCAGAGGATACAGGGAAG GCCTGCGGCGTAGACTTTGAGATTCGAGCCTTCTGTGCTAAATCACTAGAAGAGAAAAGCCACAAAAG GAACTCCGTGCGGCTGGTGATCCGAAAGGTGCAGTTCGCCCCGGAGAAACCCGGCCCCCAGCCTTCAGCCGAAACCACACGCCACTTCCTCATGTCTGACCGGTCCCTGCACCTCGAGGCTTCCCTGGACAAGGAG CTGTACTACCATGGGGAGCCCCTCAGTGTAAATGTCCACGTCACCAACAACTCCACCAAGACCGTCAAGAAGATCAAAGTCTCTG TGAGACAGTACGCCGACATCTGCCTCTTCAGCACCGCCCAGTACAAGTGTCCTGTGGCTCAACTCGAACAAGA TGACCAGGTATCTCCCAGCTCCACATTCTGTAAGGTGTACACCATAACCCCACTGCTCAGCGACAACCGGGAGAAGCGGGGTCTCGCCCTGGATGGGAAACTCAAGCACGAGGACACCAACCTGGCTTCCAGCACCAT CGTGAAGGAGGGTGCCAACAAGGAGGTGCTGGGAATCCTGGTGTCCTACAGGGTCAAGGTGAAGCTGGTGGTGTCTCGAGGCGG ggATGTCTCTGTGGAGCTGCCTTTTGTTCTTATGCACCCCAAGCCCCACGACCACATCCCCCTCCCCAGACCCCAGTCAG CCGCTCCGGAGACAGATGTCCCTGTGGACACCAACCTCATTGAATTTGATACCAA CTATGCCACAGATGATGACATTGTGTTTGAGGACTTTGCCCGGCTTCGGCTGAAGGGGATGAAGGATGACGACTATGATGATCAACTGTGCTAG
- the ARRB2 gene encoding beta-arrestin-2 isoform X1, translating to MGEKPGTRVFKKSSPNCKLTVYLGKRDFVDHLDKVDPVDGVVLVDPDYLKDRKVFVTLTCAFRYGREDLDVLGLSFRKDLFIATYQAFPPVPNPPRPPTRLQDRLLRKLGQHAHPFFFTIPQNLPCSVTLQPGPEDTGKACGVDFEIRAFCAKSLEEKSHKRNSVRLVIRKVQFAPEKPGPQPSAETTRHFLMSDRSLHLEASLDKELYYHGEPLSVNVHVTNNSTKTVKKIKVSVRQYADICLFSTAQYKCPVAQLEQDDQVSPSSTFCKVYTITPLLSDNREKRGLALDGKLKHEDTNLASSTIVKEGANKEVLGILVSYRVKVKLVVSRGGDVSVELPFVLMHPKPHDHIPLPRPQSGEHTTHPKPSEGGPEAGPVEENWPFQHPPPHPLFPSPQPLRRQMSLWTPTSLNLIPSKKLIPLLDPLGTKIPITFKSALIPLPCFWGGEADCSIKSRCLSLVRLPLAAFSLSLPVNTSGPTAVRTPLSQRPSFGEGREWEAGTRVRSPHLTTLFPTTKLCHR from the exons ATGGGGGAGAAACCCGGGACCAG GGTCTTCAAGAAGTCGAGCCCTAACTGCAAG CTCACCGTGTACTTGGGCAAGCGGGACTTCGTAGATCACCTGGACAAAGTGGACCCTGTAG ATGGCGTGGTGCTTGTGGACCCTGACTACCTGAAGGACCGCAAAG TGTTTGTGACCCTCACCTGCGCCTTCCGCTATGGCCGTGAAGACCTGGATGTGCTGGGCTTGTCCTTCCGCAAAGACCTGTTCATCGCCACCTACCAGGCCTTCCCCCCGGTGCCCAACCCGCCCCGGCCCCCCACCCGCCTGCAGGACCGGCTGCTGAGGAAGCTGGGCCAGCATGCCCACCCCTTCTTCTTCACC ATACCCCAGAATCTTCCATGCTCCGTCACACTGCAGCCAGGCCCAGAGGATACAGGGAAG GCCTGCGGCGTAGACTTTGAGATTCGAGCCTTCTGTGCTAAATCACTAGAAGAGAAAAGCCACAAAAG GAACTCCGTGCGGCTGGTGATCCGAAAGGTGCAGTTCGCCCCGGAGAAACCCGGCCCCCAGCCTTCAGCCGAAACCACACGCCACTTCCTCATGTCTGACCGGTCCCTGCACCTCGAGGCTTCCCTGGACAAGGAG CTGTACTACCATGGGGAGCCCCTCAGTGTAAATGTCCACGTCACCAACAACTCCACCAAGACCGTCAAGAAGATCAAAGTCTCTG TGAGACAGTACGCCGACATCTGCCTCTTCAGCACCGCCCAGTACAAGTGTCCTGTGGCTCAACTCGAACAAGA TGACCAGGTATCTCCCAGCTCCACATTCTGTAAGGTGTACACCATAACCCCACTGCTCAGCGACAACCGGGAGAAGCGGGGTCTCGCCCTGGATGGGAAACTCAAGCACGAGGACACCAACCTGGCTTCCAGCACCAT CGTGAAGGAGGGTGCCAACAAGGAGGTGCTGGGAATCCTGGTGTCCTACAGGGTCAAGGTGAAGCTGGTGGTGTCTCGAGGCGG ggATGTCTCTGTGGAGCTGCCTTTTGTTCTTATGCACCCCAAGCCCCACGACCACATCCCCCTCCCCAGACCCCAGTCAGGTGAGCACACTACCCACCCCAAGCCCTCAGAGGGAGGGCCTGAAGCAGGGCCAGTGGAGGAAAACTGGCCCTTCCAgcacccacccccacaccccctctTCCCGTCCCCCCAGCCGCTCCGGAGACAGATGTCCCTGTGGACACCAACCTCATTGAATTTGATACCAAGTAAGAAACTCATTCCCCTACTTGACCCTCTTGGGACAAAGATTCCTATAACATTCAAATCTGCCCTCATACCTCTTCCTTGCTTTTGGGGGGGAGAAGCGGATTGTAGCATCAAATCAAGATGCCTTAGCCTTGTGAGGCTGCCTCTTGCTGCCTTTTCTTTGTCCCTTCCTGTAAATACCTCTGGTCCCACTGCCGTTCGAACGCCTCTGTCCCAGAGGCCTAGCTTCGGGGAGGGCAGGGAGTGGGAGGCTGGGACAAGAGTCAGAAGCCCTCACCTCACAACCCTCTTTCCCACCACCAAGCTATGCCACAGATGA
- the ARRB2 gene encoding beta-arrestin-2 isoform X6, whose product MSDRSLHLEASLDKELYYHGEPLSVNVHVTNNSTKTVKKIKVSVRQYADICLFSTAQYKCPVAQLEQDDQVSPSSTFCKVYTITPLLSDNREKRGLALDGKLKHEDTNLASSTIVKEGANKEVLGILVSYRVKVKLVVSRGGDVSVELPFVLMHPKPHDHIPLPRPQSAAPETDVPVDTNLIEFDTNYATDDDIVFEDFARLRLKGMKDDDYDDQLC is encoded by the exons ATGTCTGACCGGTCCCTGCACCTCGAGGCTTCCCTGGACAAGGAG CTGTACTACCATGGGGAGCCCCTCAGTGTAAATGTCCACGTCACCAACAACTCCACCAAGACCGTCAAGAAGATCAAAGTCTCTG TGAGACAGTACGCCGACATCTGCCTCTTCAGCACCGCCCAGTACAAGTGTCCTGTGGCTCAACTCGAACAAGA TGACCAGGTATCTCCCAGCTCCACATTCTGTAAGGTGTACACCATAACCCCACTGCTCAGCGACAACCGGGAGAAGCGGGGTCTCGCCCTGGATGGGAAACTCAAGCACGAGGACACCAACCTGGCTTCCAGCACCAT CGTGAAGGAGGGTGCCAACAAGGAGGTGCTGGGAATCCTGGTGTCCTACAGGGTCAAGGTGAAGCTGGTGGTGTCTCGAGGCGG ggATGTCTCTGTGGAGCTGCCTTTTGTTCTTATGCACCCCAAGCCCCACGACCACATCCCCCTCCCCAGACCCCAGTCAG CCGCTCCGGAGACAGATGTCCCTGTGGACACCAACCTCATTGAATTTGATACCAA CTATGCCACAGATGATGACATTGTGTTTGAGGACTTTGCCCGGCTTCGGCTGAAGGGGATGAAGGATGACGACTATGATGATCAACTGTGCTAG
- the ARRB2 gene encoding beta-arrestin-2 isoform X2: MGEKPGTRVFKKSSPNCKLTVYLGKRDFVDHLDKVDPVDGVVLVDPDYLKDRKVFVTLTCAFRYGREDLDVLGLSFRKDLFIATYQAFPPVPNPPRPPTRLQDRLLRKLGQHAHPFFFTIPQNLPCSVTLQPGPEDTGKACGVDFEIRAFCAKSLEEKSHKRNSVRLVIRKVQFAPEKPGPQPSAETTRHFLMSDRSLHLEASLDKELYYHGEPLSVNVHVTNNSTKTVKKIKVSVRQYADICLFSTAQYKCPVAQLEQDDQVSPSSTFCKVYTITPLLSDNREKRGLALDGKLKHEDTNLASSTIVKEGANKEVLGILVSYRVKVKLVVSRGGDVSVELPFVLMHPKPHDHIPLPRPQSAPTPTPPLPVPPAAPETDVPVDTNLIEFDTNYATDDDIVFEDFARLRLKGMKDDDYDDQLC; the protein is encoded by the exons ATGGGGGAGAAACCCGGGACCAG GGTCTTCAAGAAGTCGAGCCCTAACTGCAAG CTCACCGTGTACTTGGGCAAGCGGGACTTCGTAGATCACCTGGACAAAGTGGACCCTGTAG ATGGCGTGGTGCTTGTGGACCCTGACTACCTGAAGGACCGCAAAG TGTTTGTGACCCTCACCTGCGCCTTCCGCTATGGCCGTGAAGACCTGGATGTGCTGGGCTTGTCCTTCCGCAAAGACCTGTTCATCGCCACCTACCAGGCCTTCCCCCCGGTGCCCAACCCGCCCCGGCCCCCCACCCGCCTGCAGGACCGGCTGCTGAGGAAGCTGGGCCAGCATGCCCACCCCTTCTTCTTCACC ATACCCCAGAATCTTCCATGCTCCGTCACACTGCAGCCAGGCCCAGAGGATACAGGGAAG GCCTGCGGCGTAGACTTTGAGATTCGAGCCTTCTGTGCTAAATCACTAGAAGAGAAAAGCCACAAAAG GAACTCCGTGCGGCTGGTGATCCGAAAGGTGCAGTTCGCCCCGGAGAAACCCGGCCCCCAGCCTTCAGCCGAAACCACACGCCACTTCCTCATGTCTGACCGGTCCCTGCACCTCGAGGCTTCCCTGGACAAGGAG CTGTACTACCATGGGGAGCCCCTCAGTGTAAATGTCCACGTCACCAACAACTCCACCAAGACCGTCAAGAAGATCAAAGTCTCTG TGAGACAGTACGCCGACATCTGCCTCTTCAGCACCGCCCAGTACAAGTGTCCTGTGGCTCAACTCGAACAAGA TGACCAGGTATCTCCCAGCTCCACATTCTGTAAGGTGTACACCATAACCCCACTGCTCAGCGACAACCGGGAGAAGCGGGGTCTCGCCCTGGATGGGAAACTCAAGCACGAGGACACCAACCTGGCTTCCAGCACCAT CGTGAAGGAGGGTGCCAACAAGGAGGTGCTGGGAATCCTGGTGTCCTACAGGGTCAAGGTGAAGCTGGTGGTGTCTCGAGGCGG ggATGTCTCTGTGGAGCTGCCTTTTGTTCTTATGCACCCCAAGCCCCACGACCACATCCCCCTCCCCAGACCCCAGTCAG cacccacccccacaccccctctTCCCGTCCCCCCAGCCGCTCCGGAGACAGATGTCCCTGTGGACACCAACCTCATTGAATTTGATACCAA CTATGCCACAGATGATGACATTGTGTTTGAGGACTTTGCCCGGCTTCGGCTGAAGGGGATGAAGGATGACGACTATGATGATCAACTGTGCTAG
- the MED11 gene encoding mediator of RNA polymerase II transcription subunit 11 isoform X2, which translates to MATYSLANERLRALEDIEREIGAILQNAGTVILELSKEKTNERLLDRQAAAFTASVQHVEAELSAQIRYLTQLPGGLTNSNSGKK; encoded by the exons ATGGCTACCTACAGCCTGGCGAACGAGAGACTACGCGCTCTGGAAGACATTGAACGGGAAATCGGCGCCATCCTTCAGAATGCAG GTACTGTGATCCTAGAATTGTCCAAGGAAAAAACTAACGAGCGGCTCCTAGACCGGCAGGCGGCGGCCTTCACCGCTTCAGTGCAACACGTGGAGGCGGAGCTGTCAGCTCAGATCCGCTACCTCACCCAG CTACCAGGTGGCCTAACAAATTCAAACTCGGGAAAGAAATGA
- the ARRB2 gene encoding beta-arrestin-2 isoform X4, with protein MGEKPGTRVFKKSSPNCKLTVYLGKRDFVDHLDKVDPVVFVTLTCAFRYGREDLDVLGLSFRKDLFIATYQAFPPVPNPPRPPTRLQDRLLRKLGQHAHPFFFTIPQNLPCSVTLQPGPEDTGKACGVDFEIRAFCAKSLEEKSHKRNSVRLVIRKVQFAPEKPGPQPSAETTRHFLMSDRSLHLEASLDKELYYHGEPLSVNVHVTNNSTKTVKKIKVSVRQYADICLFSTAQYKCPVAQLEQDDQVSPSSTFCKVYTITPLLSDNREKRGLALDGKLKHEDTNLASSTIVKEGANKEVLGILVSYRVKVKLVVSRGGDVSVELPFVLMHPKPHDHIPLPRPQSAPTPTPPLPVPPAAPETDVPVDTNLIEFDTNYATDDDIVFEDFARLRLKGMKDDDYDDQLC; from the exons ATGGGGGAGAAACCCGGGACCAG GGTCTTCAAGAAGTCGAGCCCTAACTGCAAG CTCACCGTGTACTTGGGCAAGCGGGACTTCGTAGATCACCTGGACAAAGTGGACCCTGTAG TGTTTGTGACCCTCACCTGCGCCTTCCGCTATGGCCGTGAAGACCTGGATGTGCTGGGCTTGTCCTTCCGCAAAGACCTGTTCATCGCCACCTACCAGGCCTTCCCCCCGGTGCCCAACCCGCCCCGGCCCCCCACCCGCCTGCAGGACCGGCTGCTGAGGAAGCTGGGCCAGCATGCCCACCCCTTCTTCTTCACC ATACCCCAGAATCTTCCATGCTCCGTCACACTGCAGCCAGGCCCAGAGGATACAGGGAAG GCCTGCGGCGTAGACTTTGAGATTCGAGCCTTCTGTGCTAAATCACTAGAAGAGAAAAGCCACAAAAG GAACTCCGTGCGGCTGGTGATCCGAAAGGTGCAGTTCGCCCCGGAGAAACCCGGCCCCCAGCCTTCAGCCGAAACCACACGCCACTTCCTCATGTCTGACCGGTCCCTGCACCTCGAGGCTTCCCTGGACAAGGAG CTGTACTACCATGGGGAGCCCCTCAGTGTAAATGTCCACGTCACCAACAACTCCACCAAGACCGTCAAGAAGATCAAAGTCTCTG TGAGACAGTACGCCGACATCTGCCTCTTCAGCACCGCCCAGTACAAGTGTCCTGTGGCTCAACTCGAACAAGA TGACCAGGTATCTCCCAGCTCCACATTCTGTAAGGTGTACACCATAACCCCACTGCTCAGCGACAACCGGGAGAAGCGGGGTCTCGCCCTGGATGGGAAACTCAAGCACGAGGACACCAACCTGGCTTCCAGCACCAT CGTGAAGGAGGGTGCCAACAAGGAGGTGCTGGGAATCCTGGTGTCCTACAGGGTCAAGGTGAAGCTGGTGGTGTCTCGAGGCGG ggATGTCTCTGTGGAGCTGCCTTTTGTTCTTATGCACCCCAAGCCCCACGACCACATCCCCCTCCCCAGACCCCAGTCAG cacccacccccacaccccctctTCCCGTCCCCCCAGCCGCTCCGGAGACAGATGTCCCTGTGGACACCAACCTCATTGAATTTGATACCAA CTATGCCACAGATGATGACATTGTGTTTGAGGACTTTGCCCGGCTTCGGCTGAAGGGGATGAAGGATGACGACTATGATGATCAACTGTGCTAG
- the CXCL16 gene encoding C-X-C motif chemokine 16 has translation MSGSQSEVAPSPQSPRSPEMRRDLRPGSRVLLLLLLLVYLTQPGNGNEGSVTGSCYCGKRISSDSPPSVQFMNHLRKHLRAYHRCLYYTRFQFLSWSVCGGNKDPWVRELMSCLDLKECGHAYSGIVAHQKHLLPTSPPISQASEGASSDIHTPAQMLLSTLQSTQRPTLPVGSLSLDKELTRPNETTIHTAGHSLAVGPEAGENQKQLEKNAGPTARTSATVPVLCLLAIIFILTAALSYVLCKRRRGQSPQSSPGLPVHYIPVAPDSNT, from the exons ATGTCTGGGAGTCAGAGCGAGGTGGCTCCATCTCCGCAGAGTCCGCGGAGCCCCGAGATGAGACGGGACTTGCGGCCCGGGTCCCGcgtgctcctgctcctgctcctgctggtGTACCTGACTCAGCCAG GCAATGGCAACGAGGGCAGCGTCACTGGAAGTTGTTATTGTGGTAAAAGAATTTCTTCCGACTCCCCGCCATCGGTTCAGTTCATGAATCATCTCCGGAAACACCTGAGAGCTTACCATCGGTGTCTATACTACACGAG GTTCCAGTTCCTTTCCTGGAGCGTGTGTGGGGGCAACAAGGACCCATGGGTTCGGGAATTGATGAGCTGTCTTGATCTCAAAG aaTGTGGACATGCTTACTCGGGGATTGTGGCCCACCAGAAGCATTTACTTCCTACCAGCCCCCCAATTTCTCAGGCCTCAGAGGGGGCATCTTCAGATATCCACACCCCTGCCCAGATGCTCCTGTCCACCTTGCAGTCCACTCAGCGCCCCACCCTCCCAGTAGGATCACTGTCCTTGGACAAAGAGCTCACTCGTCCCAATGAAACCACCATTCACACTGCGGGCCACAGTCTGGCAGTTGGGCCTGAGGCTGGGGAGAACCAGAAGCAGCTGGAAAAAAATGCTGGTCCCACAGCCAGGACATCAGCCACAGTGCCGGTCCTGTGCCTCCTGGCCATCATCTTCATCCTCACCGCAGCCCTTTCCTATGTGCTGTGCAAGAGGAGGAGGGGGCAGTCACCGCAGTCCTCTCCAG GTTTGCCGGTTCATTATATACCTGTGGCACCTGACTCTAATACCTGA
- the ARRB2 gene encoding beta-arrestin-2 isoform X3, with protein sequence MGEKPGTRVFKKSSPNCKLTVYLGKRDFVDHLDKVDPVDGVVLVDPDYLKDRKVFVTLTCAFRYGREDLDVLGLSFRKDLFIATYQAFPPVPNPPRPPTRLQDRLLRKLGQHAHPFFFTIPQNLPCSVTLQPGPEDTGKACGVDFEIRAFCAKSLEEKSHKRNSVRLVIRKVQFAPEKPGPQPSAETTRHFLMSDRSLHLEASLDKELYYHGEPLSVNVHVTNNSTKTVKKIKVSVRQYADICLFSTAQYKCPVAQLEQDDQVSPSSTFCKVYTITPLLSDNREKRGLALDGKLKHEDTNLASSTIVKEGANKEVLGILVSYRVKVKLVVSRGGDVSVELPFVLMHPKPHDHIPLPRPQSAAPETDVPVDTNLIEFDTNYATDDDIVFEDFARLRLKGMKDDDYDDQLC encoded by the exons ATGGGGGAGAAACCCGGGACCAG GGTCTTCAAGAAGTCGAGCCCTAACTGCAAG CTCACCGTGTACTTGGGCAAGCGGGACTTCGTAGATCACCTGGACAAAGTGGACCCTGTAG ATGGCGTGGTGCTTGTGGACCCTGACTACCTGAAGGACCGCAAAG TGTTTGTGACCCTCACCTGCGCCTTCCGCTATGGCCGTGAAGACCTGGATGTGCTGGGCTTGTCCTTCCGCAAAGACCTGTTCATCGCCACCTACCAGGCCTTCCCCCCGGTGCCCAACCCGCCCCGGCCCCCCACCCGCCTGCAGGACCGGCTGCTGAGGAAGCTGGGCCAGCATGCCCACCCCTTCTTCTTCACC ATACCCCAGAATCTTCCATGCTCCGTCACACTGCAGCCAGGCCCAGAGGATACAGGGAAG GCCTGCGGCGTAGACTTTGAGATTCGAGCCTTCTGTGCTAAATCACTAGAAGAGAAAAGCCACAAAAG GAACTCCGTGCGGCTGGTGATCCGAAAGGTGCAGTTCGCCCCGGAGAAACCCGGCCCCCAGCCTTCAGCCGAAACCACACGCCACTTCCTCATGTCTGACCGGTCCCTGCACCTCGAGGCTTCCCTGGACAAGGAG CTGTACTACCATGGGGAGCCCCTCAGTGTAAATGTCCACGTCACCAACAACTCCACCAAGACCGTCAAGAAGATCAAAGTCTCTG TGAGACAGTACGCCGACATCTGCCTCTTCAGCACCGCCCAGTACAAGTGTCCTGTGGCTCAACTCGAACAAGA TGACCAGGTATCTCCCAGCTCCACATTCTGTAAGGTGTACACCATAACCCCACTGCTCAGCGACAACCGGGAGAAGCGGGGTCTCGCCCTGGATGGGAAACTCAAGCACGAGGACACCAACCTGGCTTCCAGCACCAT CGTGAAGGAGGGTGCCAACAAGGAGGTGCTGGGAATCCTGGTGTCCTACAGGGTCAAGGTGAAGCTGGTGGTGTCTCGAGGCGG ggATGTCTCTGTGGAGCTGCCTTTTGTTCTTATGCACCCCAAGCCCCACGACCACATCCCCCTCCCCAGACCCCAGTCAG CCGCTCCGGAGACAGATGTCCCTGTGGACACCAACCTCATTGAATTTGATACCAA CTATGCCACAGATGATGACATTGTGTTTGAGGACTTTGCCCGGCTTCGGCTGAAGGGGATGAAGGATGACGACTATGATGATCAACTGTGCTAG
- the MED11 gene encoding mediator of RNA polymerase II transcription subunit 11 isoform X1 → MATYSLANERLRALEDIEREIGAILQNAGTVILELSKEKTNERLLDRQAAAFTASVQHVEAELSAQIRYLTQVATGQPHEGSSYSSRKDCQMALKRVDYARLKLSDVARTCEQMLEN, encoded by the exons ATGGCTACCTACAGCCTGGCGAACGAGAGACTACGCGCTCTGGAAGACATTGAACGGGAAATCGGCGCCATCCTTCAGAATGCAG GTACTGTGATCCTAGAATTGTCCAAGGAAAAAACTAACGAGCGGCTCCTAGACCGGCAGGCGGCGGCCTTCACCGCTTCAGTGCAACACGTGGAGGCGGAGCTGTCAGCTCAGATCCGCTACCTCACCCAG GTGGCCACAGGGCAGCCCCATGAGGGCTCCAGCTACTCTTCGAGGAAGGACTGTCAGATGGCTCTGAAGCGAGTGGACTATGCCCGCCTCAAGCTCAGTGATGTGGCTCGAACCTGTGAGCAGATGCTGGAGAACTAG
- the ARRB2 gene encoding beta-arrestin-2 isoform X7, with protein MGEKPGTRVFKKSSPNCKLTVYLGKRDFVDHLDKVDPVDGVVLVDPDYLKDRKVFVTLTCAFRYGREDLDVLGLSFRKDLFIATYQAFPPVPNPPRPPTRLQDRLLRKLGQHAHPFFFTIPQNLPCSVTLQPGPEDTGKACGVDFEIRAFCAKSLEEKSHKRNSVRLVIRKVQFAPEKPGPQPSAETTRHFLMSDRSLHLEASLDKELYYHGEPLSVNVHVTNNSTKTVKKIKVSVRQYADICLFSTAQYKCPVAQLEQDDQREGGCQQGGAGNPGVLQGQGEAGGVSRRGCLCGAAFCSYAPQAPRPHPPPQTPVSRSGDRCPCGHQPH; from the exons ATGGGGGAGAAACCCGGGACCAG GGTCTTCAAGAAGTCGAGCCCTAACTGCAAG CTCACCGTGTACTTGGGCAAGCGGGACTTCGTAGATCACCTGGACAAAGTGGACCCTGTAG ATGGCGTGGTGCTTGTGGACCCTGACTACCTGAAGGACCGCAAAG TGTTTGTGACCCTCACCTGCGCCTTCCGCTATGGCCGTGAAGACCTGGATGTGCTGGGCTTGTCCTTCCGCAAAGACCTGTTCATCGCCACCTACCAGGCCTTCCCCCCGGTGCCCAACCCGCCCCGGCCCCCCACCCGCCTGCAGGACCGGCTGCTGAGGAAGCTGGGCCAGCATGCCCACCCCTTCTTCTTCACC ATACCCCAGAATCTTCCATGCTCCGTCACACTGCAGCCAGGCCCAGAGGATACAGGGAAG GCCTGCGGCGTAGACTTTGAGATTCGAGCCTTCTGTGCTAAATCACTAGAAGAGAAAAGCCACAAAAG GAACTCCGTGCGGCTGGTGATCCGAAAGGTGCAGTTCGCCCCGGAGAAACCCGGCCCCCAGCCTTCAGCCGAAACCACACGCCACTTCCTCATGTCTGACCGGTCCCTGCACCTCGAGGCTTCCCTGGACAAGGAG CTGTACTACCATGGGGAGCCCCTCAGTGTAAATGTCCACGTCACCAACAACTCCACCAAGACCGTCAAGAAGATCAAAGTCTCTG TGAGACAGTACGCCGACATCTGCCTCTTCAGCACCGCCCAGTACAAGTGTCCTGTGGCTCAACTCGAACAAGA TGACCAG CGTGAAGGAGGGTGCCAACAAGGAGGTGCTGGGAATCCTGGTGTCCTACAGGGTCAAGGTGAAGCTGGTGGTGTCTCGAGGCGG ggATGTCTCTGTGGAGCTGCCTTTTGTTCTTATGCACCCCAAGCCCCACGACCACATCCCCCTCCCCAGACCCCAGTCAG CCGCTCCGGAGACAGATGTCCCTGTGGACACCAACCTCATTGA